A region of Jatrophihabitans sp. DNA encodes the following proteins:
- the mce gene encoding methylmalonyl-CoA epimerase — MTILRIDHVGIAVADLDEAIAFYRDTFGLLSVHEEVNEEQGVREAMLAVGDGTSRIQLLAPLNDSSTLAKFLNRNGPGVQQLAYTVDDVAATSAELRGRGLRLLFDEPKRGTAGSLVNFVHPKDAGGVLIELVEPATPGV; from the coding sequence ATGACCATCCTGCGGATCGACCATGTGGGCATCGCTGTCGCCGACCTCGACGAGGCCATCGCCTTCTACCGCGACACCTTCGGCCTGTTGAGCGTGCACGAGGAGGTCAACGAGGAGCAGGGCGTCCGCGAGGCGATGCTGGCGGTCGGCGACGGCACGAGCCGGATCCAGCTGCTGGCGCCGCTGAACGACAGCTCGACGCTGGCCAAGTTCCTCAACCGCAACGGCCCCGGCGTGCAGCAGTTGGCCTACACCGTCGATGACGTGGCGGCGACCTCGGCCGAGCTGCGCGGCCGCGGGCTGCGGTTGCTCTTCGACGAGCCCAAGCGCGGCACCGCCGGCTCGCTGGTCAATTTCGTCCACCCCAAGGACGCCGGCGGCGTGCTGATCGAGCTGGTGGAGCCCGCGACACCCGGTGTGTGA